Part of the Carassius auratus strain Wakin chromosome 8, ASM336829v1, whole genome shotgun sequence genome is shown below.
AGTGTGCcaatttttttcttcactatttaGGTCAAGTACTGGTATTTTTGTGTacgtgtatttgttttatttaccttATTGTTTTCACAGGAACTGCTAAAGAAGATTCTCTCATTGTCTGCAGACCAGCATTGAGATGGCAATGATTCATATATTCCAGCAAACTGACCTGTGAAAGGACATGACATCGCACTTATGTCCATTGTGAAAGCGCTATTTAAATGAGACTGACTTCGTCACTTTtcaatgtgtgtgcatgtgttttcttttaaatacCTTTTTCTGCTCTCCTCACCACATCTACTAAAACTGAAGTGCTTCTGCTCTTCATATCATactaaaagacattaaaaaaaaagagtctgaTTTAGGGTCAgtaaaattaattgtatttaaataagatTAATCTTATTCAGAGTCTCTTGTGTTAACCAAGGAAAATACAGTAGAATCAGATAATTCTTtgctttgttattttaatatttttttcctgtgatggcaaagctgaactttcagtggtccttcagaaatcattttaatcatgctgatttggtgctcaagacacttgatattatttcttattactatcccttttgaaaataattgtgcttcttaatattctTGGGGGGAAACCAGGCTACATTTTTTTCTAGATTCTTAATGAATAAAGAGTTCAAAACAACACCATTTATTATAAAGCAATTCATGTATGATATATTGAGCTGAATGTTCTCACCAGCATCATTCTCAGGCACTGACGATGTGGTCCAAACACCTGTCCCTGCAAGTATACGATCCAGCAAGAGTCTGGACTCATTCGAGGGCTTGAAACGGACACACTTTCAGCTGACAAGCACTCTGGCAGAGACAGGTCATATTGGACAAAGAGAAGTTACAGGACCAAGAGTTCTAATTTCACAAACTTGTATACAAGTCAAAGCCCAAAGAGTGAAGAGAGGGCACTTAAAAAGGTGCTTACACGTAAACCTTCCTATAAAGATACATACCACAGTTTCCTTTCATATCCAGGTAGTAGAGAGCTGATCTGGAAAAAGCATATAAGCATCTTAATAAAAACTAGCACTTGAGGGATTATTACTGGATCTATATTTCTAAGGGGAAATGATAGCTGTTGAAGCTCTCTTTAACTCAGCCCTCACCTACGATTAGAGCAGAATTTCAGGCCCAGTCTGAACGGCTCATTCCATTGGCCCACAAACACCACGCCCCTTCCATTAGGTGCCCACAGAGCCTTAAGAGAGAACAAGGACTATTTTATAATTCAGTTAGCATTTACAACAACTGAATCTGAGATTGCTGATATAACTTTTTCTGTGTATGGCATAACATACCTGTTTATCAATTAgacaaatgaaaattgtcatgtaTATCTGACTCACCTGTCCTGGCGATATATGTGGAGGGACGCCAGCGTATACGATAACTGCTCCTTTGTTGAGATCAGCCACACACAAGACAGGACAGCTCTTACCCACCAGACCTTCACCCCAGTCTTCAACATAGATGTTCTTGTCCTGAGAAATGCACAcatgacttcttttaaaaaacttGAACGCATGTCTTCAAATGTCTAGCCATAACGGATATTGTATGAAAGTATATCTGGGAGAAGACCTTTCACCTGTTCCTCAAGCAAAACTAGCCCACCATCCTCATTGGCTGATGCAACTGATGAATGCGCTGATGGCTCCACCCTCTTTTTTTCAGccacatatagcaactttttttcacATGGTGACCAGACCAGACATGCAAACTGAGCTAATGACACACAAAGACACAGTACAGGCAATCAGACAGATATCCTTGAACAATAATCTGGGCCACTGACTACTATACTATACTGGTTACTATAAAGCATTATTAGTTTCCAAATTATAAAATGACTCAGCGTAAATGTGTATCTTCAactacacaaccattcaaaagtttggggtctgtaacagtgctgcatttatttgctaaaatatacagtaaaacaataatattgtgaaacattatttttcattttaaataacggttttcaatttctaaatgtaagttatgatggcagagctgaatttttagcagccaatGCCAAAAAGCCAGAGTCATCAGTGTCAGTGtatttcagaaaacattgtaaaactgtatgctaatttggtgctcttgaagcatttcttattgttatcaattttgaaaacaattgATCGGATTAATACTTGtttaaactgtgatacatttgttttggataaatataaagttctaaagaacagaatttatttgaaattttgtaaaaattttaaattatatatgacttTATTGATAAATCCTTGTCCCATTAACTTTAAGTAGAACTCAGAGTCAGTACAAGTTCTTGGTTTTTTTCTTTACGACAGTTGGTGATTTGAAAGCCCTGGTGTAAAACATGGACAACCAAGTGTTTCTTACCATCTTCATATACTTTTCCATGTTTATTTAGAGCTGTAAGGTCCAAACTTTTCTCCAGACCATTTTGCCCCCAAACctaccaaatgaaaaaaagaatattaagaatcatcttttaataattcaatattttgatatcaaaaatagccaTTACCTCCAGGTACTGATGTCCTGCATCCTCCCGGATGACAGCTTGAAGAGTCCCAGAAGGAGAATGGCAGCTGAGCAACCTGAAAGTGATGATGTGTTGTTTAGGTGTGTTGTTTACTTGTAGACCTTCTTTATATCTCTTgagataaatgaatatctgaaTATAATTTATGCATCTCCTACTCCTTCTCTatgtgtgagcttgttcctgacGGCAGCACATGCTCGATTGTGTCATGTTTACACAGTAGAGTCCATCTCTGAGAGAAACACAGTTTTACCCCTCTCTCCAAATCACACTGACTCCAACctgcagaagaaaaacaaacaaaaaaacgttAAAAATGCAAGCATCATGAAGTCATATAACTAATtaaatagagaaaataaataaaaccacatgACAGAACTCTCCAATATACTTACGGGTCAATATGGTGACACAACGCTTTTCACTGGCAGTGTCCACCAGCTCATCAGCGACCACAGAGGCAGAAGTGGGCACTGGAAAGCTGATACAGTGTCTGAACACAGCTCTGATTTCACTCTCCATTGCAATCTGAGACCACAAACATATAAACTATGAGTCAtcataaacagaaaacaaacatgaacCTGCCTTTCTTGTTGGCTCACACTGTAAAACAGCCAATTTTTGTCACTTTAGAGTCCACTGACTCATATGAACTCGTATATGAATCATATAAACTACTGAAGTACATTCTATCTCACCTACTATAATGCTCAGCAGGATTCAAACTTACTATTTATGCAATCcaaataattaacaaatagcTATAGTTATACATTTAACCAACATTTTGCGATATAAAATAACCTATTTTTTATTTCACTGGTGTTTAACGCTTTGATTACGATATTACGCTTCCAGTGATCTCATTAAAAAGATGTATTCTTTCAATAATAAAGCAACACGTTAATAAAAGAGAGTGACCAAACGTTAAAAAGTAGCGCCGTTTACGTTTGCACCTTAAAATAGATGTGGGTCAGCTGGGCGCAAGCGAAATCTggctgaaacaacaacaacacagacgcCACCGCAACGCATTTCACCAACAATAATCCACACCGGTCCAGTGAATTGAAGTGGACAGTCGTGACAGAAGAGTGAGATCGTGGAAAATCGCTGGAGCGACGGTGAGAGCCGATGTTTCAACCGCGGACAAAGCGCTTTGGCTGCGGACGCATCCATTCTGTCCACTGAGGGGGGTTTCGGTTTATTCAGCACACTTTCGACACTATGAGCTTTATTTTTCCTGCGCCAATATTAAAGTACTCTTGAGTTTACGCATAAAAATATATTCCATAGTATCATGAAAAAAGTAGTGGGGATTGTTGCATGTAAAatcacttaaaaatgtattttggtttCCCATCAGTTTTAAGATATTGTGATTCCGTTTGGGCTGTATAAAGAATGTCTGCAATGTTTGTTACTATATATCTTTAGATTGAAATTATTCATATTGTTTCTTTAACTACTTGTTTCCTTAACTACTTCTTTAAATTGAAACTATTTAggcttattatttatatttataaaaaagatttgttattttgctattatttaaatgtgtatagaAGACATTTTTAACAATGTTCTGTATAatcttttcttcaaaatatcagctTTCGTGTTCTCCAGAATAAAATAGTCATacagtttggaataacatgagaataaataaatgatgacagaattttcattttgggtgaactgtcagtTGGCTGTATTTTAAAGCAGGGATCCTGAACTTTTCTGTGAAACAAACCCCTTTTGACATCAAATTTTTAACACTAACATTTTAAGTTAATACTTTGATAATTTAACCATACATTTGCACATTCCCAGTTCCTCTGGGAACATTCCTCTGATGTCAGTATCTGCCTGGTCACATGAAatgtaggtaaaaaaaataaagtgttttttattttgtttttaatctatatgtatttgttttaatttaactcAAAAATTCAATGCACTAAAGAGTAAAAGGATGAACTTCTCTCACCTTCTGTTGTTGTCGCAAAGCAAGTCTCTGTTGTTTGGGGTTTTTCACCTGAGCAGAAGCAGATTTCTCCTGGTTTGACACATGATCTGGGTGCTTCCTTCTTAAATGCACCTGCAGATTCTTCCTGTGCAGCATTAAACCACAGAACGGACACAGATCTTGTACATCAGATCTGGATCTTTTTTTTGGGATGGTGCTTTCAACAGATGTGTGTCCAGAGAACATCTCATTTACCAAAGTCTGTATGGCTACATCAGCCTCTATAGGATGAAGATTGGCAGCAGCATTTGAGACAGTGGTCTCTGTGACATTATGATCCACTACAGAGAGATCTACCACTGAAGGATCTCCTTCATCCACTGGGGACATAGTTGGGTCATCTGTTCTCAGCTGCTCCTCCATAGTCTCTCCTTCACCTGAGATTAAAGAGAGTAAGACTATCAAACACTCTGATCAGAGGACATGGATATGCACAAGACTGCTTTTCATAGTCTTGTTGTCAGCATGCCAGACTGACAGAGAATCCGACTTTTGGCTGGAACACACAGCATGGCTTTTAGATTTCTGAACAGATTATAAAACAACATTCTTGGTATATGTTTGTTTACATAGAATAACTGGACATCATACAATAAACCACTGAAGATCAAAAATGACCAGACTTTCAAGCCGCTGTGAATGCAACAAATGAAACATGCATGACAATTGAAAACACTGCTCTCttaaaattgactcaaatgatcaAACGTGATTGAAATCCTGTGACTGGATGGAATGACAgtctaaacaaattcatcatttttCAACCATTTTTGTCACAATGATGAAATAAtaactgaataatttttttaatctgtgcCTGATATTACTTAGGTCAATTGTCACACTGGAAAGGTCAAGTCAAGCAAATTGCATTATGCtgaatattttctgtttaatgaGACTCACCTCTGGAGTTTTGGTCTGCCATCTCTGAATCACTGAGGCCCTGGCTCACTGTCTCCTCACTTACAGCCTGCAACAACAGCACAGGGTGAATAGagatataaatgcataaaaaaagagaaaaagaaaatagaaacttACCCTTTTATGGCACAAGTGTTCCCCGAAGTATGCTTTACTTCTCCTGATTTTCAGAGCATCTTCAGAGATCAGATTCTTGTGTCCTTCACTGACAGGCATCTCCTGAGTACTGCCAGCCTCACATGTTGTCAGATGAAGATCTGGTGCAGGTAAACTCTCGTCTGATTTCAACTCGACAACTGTTACTTTGGGTTTTTTGTTCTCGCACATGGCCAGGTGTTTTAGAAAACCATCTTTCCTCATAAAAGTGGATGTGCAGCTAACGCAGTGAAAGTGTGGAGCAGTTCGGcactttaaatgacatttaaaaatgaagaactctggtgaaaaaaaaaagtaattaagttAGATGTCAATTTAATACTAAGATTTACTTATGCTTCTATAAAATTCTATGCTTTAGAAAATTTTAATACTCGATGGAACATAACCATTCATTCCTGTGACTTCAGTTCCTGGGACACTTTCAGGTTAAATATATACATCTAAAAGCTTGtaatttctattatttaaaacTTGCCCTTGTGCCGTATCGCTCTTCTTCTGTGACCttgcaaatgttttaaacatttgctTTGGATGGTGGGTTTGAACATGTCAGGCCCACAGAAAGGACAGTGGTACAGGGAACAGCAGTCCTCACATCTCACAAGAGTTGGCTGCTCCTCTCCTCGCAAAATAGTTTTGTGTAGCTATGGAATCCAAAGGATGTAAATGTCAACATTGTAAAACACCACAATGTGTCTCCTGATGAAAGGCATTTCAGACAAGTGCTTTGTacattaaattatgtcattatgatAAAGTATGAGAAAATTACATTTGTCGACACCAAATCTATCTGAATCTGCCTTCTAAAATAGGAATTTCGATgtcaaaatattacaatgtaatttaAAGCGAAATTAATGTCAGTATGTGGCCAGGCCCAAAATATAATACGGGGGAgggacaatcaatcaatcattacTTTACAACACAAACGCTCTGAAATGACAGCTGATCCATCGACGGACTCCTCCAGCCACGGGCCGATTAGCAGGCCTGCAGCTGCTCACGTCTTGTCGTTACATCAGTCACTCACCTGTAGCGTTATAAGCTCTGTATTTTAAACTTGCTTATTCATTCGCGACACAACGCGAGTTGATAGATCCTCCCTTATTGTTAAGTATGCATAAATGTTGTAATTTACCTGTGTATGTTGACTTGTATGGCTGAACATTTTAGCCAAACTTCTTGTTAGGAGTCCGTTTGGTCTAAAATctccaaggggcaaggaactcgaccggaagttgaagtcgggtgggggctgccatcttttagcagaacttcacttgcgttagcattcccattgactcccattcattttggcgtcactttgacagcgaataactttacatctgaggcgtttaaatactctgtttgtccattatttatttctaaagatacacgaaaatgtataaagggctccattaccttctatgttacattatggccccgtataaacagtttttgtaaaaaataggctaacgattgcgtcataaccactcggctctctgtcgcattaccgtacagacaggaggagaagctcgcaggcaattaacttaatatggcgtactggcgttacattttaaaatactatacaaaataattaatcagaatacttactcctgctcactcacgacaaagaactcccc
Proteins encoded:
- the LOC113107954 gene encoding acylamino-acid-releasing enzyme, with the protein product MFSHTSQHTQLHKTILRGEEQPTLVRCEDCCSLYHCPFCGPDMFKPTIQSKCLKHLQGHRRRAIRHKEFFIFKCHLKCRTAPHFHCVSCTSTFMRKDGFLKHLAMCENKKPKVTVVELKSDESLPAPDLHLTTCEAGSTQEMPVSEGHKNLISEDALKIRRSKAYFGEHLCHKRAVSEETVSQGLSDSEMADQNSRGEGETMEEQLRTDDPTMSPVDEGDPSVVDLSVVDHNVTETTVSNAAANLHPIEADVAIQTLVNEMFSGHTSVESTIPKKRSRSDVQDLCPFCGLMLHRKNLQVHLRRKHPDHVSNQEKSASAQVKNPKQQRLALRQQQKIAMESEIRAVFRHCISFPVPTSASVVADELVDTASEKRCVTILTRWSQCDLERGVKLCFSQRWTLLCKHDTIEHVLPSGTSSHIEKELLSCHSPSGTLQAVIREDAGHQYLEVWGQNGLEKSLDLTALNKHGKVYEDAQFACLVWSPCEKKLLYVAEKKRVEPSAHSSVASANEDGGLVLLEEQDKNIYVEDWGEGLVGKSCPVLCVADLNKGAVIVYAGVPPHISPGQALWAPNGRGVVFVGQWNEPFRLGLKFCSNRRSALYYLDMKGNCECLSAESVSVSSPRMSPDSCWIVYLQGQVFGPHRQCLRMMLYDMKSRSTSVLVDVVRRAEKGQFAGIYESLPSQCWSADNERIFFSSSCENNKAVFSVDRTTGRVTQVCGLDALRLDDFGSVQLLTIQKDLMVMSCSSPNQPPCLKAGFLSSMDQSEDMQLCNVGGADVYEGFDWQPMLITPPSQEENHQFSGLNFGAILLKPYNLPERRKSPLVVNIHGGPHAHFAADWNATAAALTKLGFAVLMVNYRGSTGFGQDAIESLLGNVGSQDVKDVHRAVLCTLQNETTLDPDRVAVMGGSHGGFLACHLVGQYPDFYRACAARNPVINAATLLGTSDIVDWRYSSVGIQYAFDQLPTSQSLISMLEKSPIIHAAQIRAPVLLMLGGRDRRVSPHQGLELYRALKSRKTPVRLLWYSDEGHSLSKVNTQSDCFFNIVLWFKEHLN